Genomic segment of Catenibacterium mitsuokai:
CATATTCTGAAAATAAAAAACTCAGGATTTCTCCTGAGTAACATTCAATGGCGCAGGTTGAGGGATTCGAACCCCCGCAGGACGTTAATCCTCTGTCGGTTTTCAAGACCGATCCCTTCAGCCGGACTTGGGTAAACCTGCATCATTCTAATGGTGGTTCCGGCCGGAATCGAACCAGCGACACGAGGATTTTCAGTCCTCTGCTCTACCGACTGAGCTACGGAACCAAAATGGCGGTCTGGACGGGGCTCGAACCCGCGACCTCCGCCGTGACAGGGCGGCATTCTAAACCAACTGAACTACCAGACCATCTTGGTTGCGGGAGAAGGATTTGAACCAACGACCTTCGGGTTATGAGCCCGACGAGCTACCAGACTGCTCCATCCCGCGATATGTAATTTGGTGGACCCTGCTGGACTCGAACCAGCGACCAACCGGTTATGAGCCGGTGGCTCTAACCAACTGAGCTAAGGGTCCTCATCTATCAGAGTGCTTTTTAATCAAATGGTAGCGGGAGAGGGATTTGAACCCCCGACACTCCGGGTATGAACCGAATGCTCTAGCCAACTGAGCTATCCCGCCATGTATATGATTAAATAAATTGGTGGAGCCTAGGAGGATCGAACTCCTGACCTCCTGCGTGCAAAGCAGGCGCTCTCCCAGCTGAGCTAAGGCCCCATTTCAAATGGTCGGGAAGACAGGATTTGAACCTGCGACCCCCTGGTCCCAAACCAGGTGCACTACCAAGCTGTGCTACTTCCCGTTAGATGGCGCGCCAGACAGGAATTGAACCCGTAACCCCTTGTTCCGTAGACAAGTACTCTATCCAGTTGAGCTACTGGCGCGTTTGTGATGCTTGATTATTTTATCAAATCATCTCTATGTTGTCAAGACTTATTTTTAATTATAAGCCTTAATAAAAACTCAGTACACTGAGTTAATAAATAGATGGTGCCCTGGGCCGGAATCGAACCGGCACGGAGTTTGAAGTCCGCAGGATTTTAAGTCCTGTGCGTCTACCAGTTTCGCCACCAGGGCACTTCGCAATCGAGATTGCTTGTATAATATACAATGAATTCAGACGTTTTGCAACCCTTTTTTTAAATTATTTTTTTAAGTTTATAAAATATGTACTATATATCAATGTTTTTTTAGGTAACTTTTTTTAGTAAATCTTAATAGAATCGTCAGATTCATAGATATATTCTGAGTAATCACCTTCAAATACAGCTAAATGGTCAAAAAAATGACTTACTAAATTGATATTTTTCATCTCTTCTTTGGTAAACCACCCCACTTCACCTTCATAACTGCTTCTTAATTCTCCACTAAATTTAGTTGCTGAAAATAAAAATACAATATATCTACCCGATTTTACCCAGAATTGTTTCACTCCTACTAAACGAGGATTCTTCATAATTAAACCTGTTTCTTCTTTTACTTCTCTTATTGCAGATTGTACAATTGATTCTCCAGGTTCTATATGTCCTCCGGGGAATGTATAACCCTGCCAATCTTTCTTAACTCTATTCTGCAGCAAGTACTTATCTCCATCTTTAATCATGCAGAGATTAGTTAGTTCAACCATTTCCGTTCTCATTGTTATTTCTCCTCATATATAGCTCCTCTAAGCTTTATAACACATTATACATAAACAGATGTCAAATAT
This window contains:
- a CDS encoding 8-oxo-dGTP diphosphatase, which translates into the protein MRTEMVELTNLCMIKDGDKYLLQNRVKKDWQGYTFPGGHIEPGESIVQSAIREVKEETGLIMKNPRLVGVKQFWVKSGRYIVFLFSATKFSGELRSSYEGEVGWFTKEEMKNINLVSHFFDHLAVFEGDYSEYIYESDDSIKIY